Proteins encoded within one genomic window of Candidatus Baltobacteraceae bacterium:
- a CDS encoding flagellar basal body P-ring protein FlgI yields the protein MMLASGSVAFAGPADNVVRVKNIAHVQGVTGNQLVGYGLVTGLQGTGDSTSVIFTSQTIQNVLQSFGLSVTQTEVRTRDVAAVIVTATLPPFAHSGDNVDVVVSAMGDATSLQGGTLVLTEMRAANNLVYATAQGPVSVGGFVAGASGSTINQNFTGAGRIPNGAIIARDMVTPLQTDPSGFNYVLTTPDYKSAANLASVLNGRFGGGTASALDAETVHVNLPQYYHNNPVQFLADASDLSMTQDEMARVVMNERTGTVVFGGDIRLAPCAIAHGNLSITIATTNQVVQPNPLARGNTALQQNSVVQAQEKGHQLTFIAGAATLSSVVRALNALGVSPRDLIAIVQALRDSGSLQADLELL from the coding sequence ATGATGCTGGCAAGCGGATCGGTCGCATTCGCGGGGCCGGCCGACAACGTCGTACGCGTGAAGAACATCGCGCACGTCCAGGGCGTTACCGGTAACCAGCTCGTCGGCTACGGCCTCGTTACGGGCTTGCAAGGGACCGGCGACTCGACGTCGGTGATCTTCACGAGCCAGACGATTCAGAACGTTCTGCAATCGTTCGGATTGAGCGTAACGCAGACCGAAGTCCGCACGCGCGACGTTGCCGCGGTGATCGTCACGGCGACATTGCCGCCGTTCGCGCACTCCGGCGACAACGTGGACGTGGTGGTTTCGGCGATGGGCGACGCCACCAGCTTGCAGGGCGGAACGCTCGTGCTGACGGAGATGCGCGCGGCTAACAACCTCGTCTACGCGACGGCGCAAGGCCCGGTTTCGGTCGGCGGCTTCGTCGCCGGCGCCAGCGGCTCGACCATCAATCAGAACTTTACGGGCGCCGGGCGCATTCCCAACGGCGCGATCATCGCGCGCGACATGGTCACGCCGCTGCAGACCGATCCGAGCGGGTTCAACTACGTGCTCACGACGCCGGACTATAAATCGGCCGCGAACTTAGCCTCGGTGCTCAACGGGCGGTTCGGCGGCGGTACCGCGTCGGCGCTCGACGCGGAAACCGTGCACGTCAACTTGCCGCAGTACTACCACAACAACCCCGTGCAGTTTCTCGCGGACGCGTCGGACCTGTCGATGACGCAAGACGAGATGGCCAGGGTCGTGATGAACGAGCGTACCGGCACGGTGGTCTTCGGCGGCGACATCCGGTTAGCGCCTTGCGCGATCGCGCACGGCAACCTCTCGATCACGATCGCCACGACCAATCAGGTGGTTCAACCGAATCCGCTGGCGCGCGGCAACACGGCGCTCCAGCAGAACAGCGTGGTGCAGGCGCAGGAGAAGGGGCATCAGTTGACGTTCATCGCAGGCGCCGCGACGCTATCGTCGGTCGTGCGGGCGCTCAACGCGCTGGGCGTTTCGCCCCGCGACTTGATCGCCATCGTGCAGGCGCTGCGCGACTCGGGCTCGCTGCAGGCGGACCTGGAGTTGCTATGA
- a CDS encoding rod-binding protein yields the protein MTTTPVHVPVALTTTQRPAAPKLTADQQKALKNLHDAATQFEGVFLQMVMSAMRDTVPQSSIFGQDSASESTWQSMLDDQYSQQMASTGGFGLAAQLEQQMRPLVLGNASHEASANVEARGINL from the coding sequence ATGACGACCACGCCGGTGCACGTCCCGGTAGCGCTCACGACGACGCAGCGTCCTGCTGCGCCCAAGCTGACTGCGGACCAGCAGAAGGCTCTGAAAAATCTTCACGACGCCGCGACGCAGTTCGAGGGCGTCTTCCTGCAGATGGTCATGAGTGCGATGCGCGACACGGTTCCGCAGTCGTCGATCTTCGGCCAGGATTCGGCCTCGGAATCGACCTGGCAATCGATGCTCGACGATCAGTATTCGCAGCAGATGGCCAGTACCGGCGGATTTGGTCTTGCCGCACAGCTCGAGCAGCAGATGCGTCCGCTCGTTCTCGGTAACGCTAGCCACGAGGCTTCGGCTAACGTCGAAGCACGGGGGATTAACTTGTGA